GCGGTACATAGTTTGAGTGTCCAGCCATGGCTGCCTCCTAAAAAATGCTTGCCGTTAGCCGATCTTGACGGTCGAGTCGCTGACGAACTCGAGCGGCGGAATGAGCAAATTCTCGGGAGCCGGTCCTTTACGGATACGGCCGGCGGTGTCGTAGTGGGAGCCGTGGCAGGGGCAGAACCAGCCGCCGAACTCGCCGGCGTCGCCAATCGGCACACAGCCAAGGTGGGTACAGATACCGACCTGAACCAGCCAGTTTTCCTTGCCCTCGACGCCGCGGTTCACATCCGTTGCTGCCGCATCGGCCGGAAGATTGGCGTTCCGGGCCAGCTGGTCCGGCAGATCGCCGACCGGCACAGCCTTGGCCTCTTCCACTTCCGTCTCGGTGCGGTTGCGGATGAATACCGGCTTTCCACGCCACTGAACTGTAATTGATTGCCCCTCTTCCACGGCGGACACGTCAACCTCGATGGAGGCCAGCGCCAATGCGGAGGCGTCCGGGTTCATCTGGTCGATAAAGGGCCATGCCAGCGCGCCGGCGCCCACAGCGCCCATGGCGCCGGTCGCAATGTAGAGGAAATCGCGGCGGGTCGGTTCCGCCTGATCCGTATGTGCCAAGGTCGCGTCCTCTCGAAACCTGTTCTACCTGTACCGAAAGCCCGCAACAGGTCCGATTTCCCTTCTTGCCCAAGAAGAGAGCGGAACCATGCCGGGCTTTTCGGGGGCCAAGTACAGTGAAACTCTGCACTGGCCAAGCGGCTTGTCTTTTTGCACCCTTCGAAACGCTTGTCCAGTTCAACAAACGTGTCGAAACGCATATGTCGCAGGCAAATCCACCACCGCGCCGCTTTTCTGCCCTTTTTTTGCGAACAAGCGCAAGACCGGAATTCAAATGAATCCCGGCCCTGCTGGTTTTCTAACGCTTTTAAGCTGCCTGAACAGAGGACAAAAAGCCGCCGGACTGGTGCTGCCACAGCTGTGCATAGAGGCCATTCCGGTCCAGAAGCTCCTGGTGAGAGCCCT
This genomic interval from Labrenzia sp. VG12 contains the following:
- the petA gene encoding ubiquinol-cytochrome c reductase iron-sulfur subunit, yielding MAHTDQAEPTRRDFLYIATGAMGAVGAGALAWPFIDQMNPDASALALASIEVDVSAVEEGQSITVQWRGKPVFIRNRTETEVEEAKAVPVGDLPDQLARNANLPADAAATDVNRGVEGKENWLVQVGICTHLGCVPIGDAGEFGGWFCPCHGSHYDTAGRIRKGPAPENLLIPPLEFVSDSTVKIG